Proteins from a genomic interval of Croceicoccus naphthovorans:
- a CDS encoding deoxyguanosinetriphosphate triphosphohydrolase, with translation MTTLAAHGDRTEALPPTARCAADPAMSRGREFGEPGGGVRGPRSAFQRDRDRVIHSIAFRRMKHKAQVFVAPYGDHYRTRLTHSLEVAQVGRVIARSLGLDEDLTEALCLAHDIGHAPFGHAGEDALNAALADYGGFDHNAHTLRTLMRLESPYCTHEGLNLSWETLEGLAKHNGAVAEDKPLPWALAKLDRAFPLDLGRWSSLEAQVAAVADDIAYDNHDIEDGLRAGFISLDQLLAIDFIADQWRAIERRFPGTPRDRLQRELVRGQIGWMVNDVIAETKGRVADAGVTNAFEVRKAGRALAGFSRGVDAAERRLKRFMYDNVYYHPAQKRTAELAVDLVKWLHGAYADDPALLPDDWHASLPAEEPERARHIADFIAGMTDRYAIRQYTALFGPPPEELSNV, from the coding sequence ATGACAACGCTAGCCGCCCACGGCGACAGAACCGAAGCCTTGCCGCCGACCGCGCGCTGTGCCGCCGACCCGGCGATGAGCCGCGGGCGCGAATTCGGTGAGCCCGGCGGCGGCGTGCGCGGCCCGCGCAGCGCGTTCCAGCGCGATCGCGACCGGGTGATCCATTCCATCGCGTTCCGCCGGATGAAGCACAAGGCGCAGGTCTTCGTCGCGCCCTATGGCGACCACTATCGCACGCGCCTGACGCATAGTCTTGAGGTTGCGCAGGTTGGCCGCGTCATCGCCAGATCCTTGGGGCTGGACGAGGATCTGACCGAGGCGCTGTGCCTTGCCCACGACATCGGCCACGCGCCGTTCGGCCATGCCGGGGAGGACGCGCTGAATGCCGCGCTGGCGGATTACGGCGGGTTCGACCACAACGCGCATACGCTGCGCACGCTGATGCGGCTGGAAAGCCCGTATTGTACGCACGAAGGTTTGAACCTGTCGTGGGAGACGCTGGAGGGGCTGGCCAAGCACAACGGTGCGGTGGCGGAGGACAAGCCGCTCCCTTGGGCGCTGGCCAAACTGGATCGCGCCTTTCCGCTCGATCTGGGGCGCTGGTCCAGTCTTGAGGCGCAAGTCGCGGCGGTGGCAGACGACATTGCCTATGACAACCACGATATCGAAGATGGACTGCGCGCCGGGTTTATCAGCCTCGACCAGTTGCTCGCCATCGATTTCATCGCCGACCAGTGGCGTGCCATCGAACGGCGCTTTCCGGGCACCCCGCGCGATCGGCTGCAACGCGAACTGGTGCGCGGGCAGATCGGCTGGATGGTCAATGACGTGATCGCGGAAACCAAAGGCCGCGTCGCCGATGCGGGCGTGACGAACGCGTTTGAGGTGCGGAAGGCGGGTCGCGCGCTGGCCGGTTTCTCGCGCGGGGTAGACGCGGCGGAACGTCGGTTGAAGCGGTTCATGTACGACAATGTCTATTACCATCCGGCGCAGAAGCGGACGGCGGAACTGGCGGTCGATCTGGTGAAGTGGCTGCACGGGGCCTATGCCGACGATCCCGCGCTGCTGCCCGATGACTGGCACGCGTCCCTACCCGCAGAGGAGCCGGAACGCGCGCGGCATATCGCGGATTTCATCGCGGGTATGACCGACCGCTATGCGATCCGACAGTACACCGCGCTGTTCGGCCCTCCGCCAGAGGAACTGAGCAATGTCTAG
- a CDS encoding aspartate/glutamate racemase family protein, whose amino-acid sequence MRKLGLIGGMSWVSTRGYYEDINRIVQKATGDKASAPMLIESLDFAPIYRITNREEWDRAAQTLVASAQRLETAGAEALVIAANSMHCVYDRVAESVSIPILHIADCVADAMIAEKAGKAAILGTRNVMMEEFYRRRLLARDIELMPPEIEIVEIIDRIVYEEVMLGKVRRQSERELRTIITNLEKDGAEAIVLACTELNLIVHTDANVLPIYDGAEIHAKAAAKWILGEG is encoded by the coding sequence TTGCGAAAACTCGGATTGATCGGCGGGATGAGCTGGGTCAGCACCCGCGGCTATTACGAGGATATCAACCGTATCGTGCAGAAGGCGACCGGCGATAAGGCCTCGGCCCCGATGCTGATCGAAAGCCTTGATTTCGCGCCGATCTATCGCATCACCAATCGCGAGGAATGGGACCGCGCGGCGCAGACATTGGTGGCATCCGCCCAACGGCTGGAGACTGCCGGAGCAGAGGCGCTGGTGATCGCGGCGAATTCGATGCACTGCGTTTACGACCGCGTGGCGGAGAGCGTTTCGATCCCGATCCTGCACATCGCAGACTGCGTGGCCGACGCGATGATCGCGGAAAAGGCGGGCAAGGCCGCGATCCTGGGCACGCGCAATGTGATGATGGAAGAGTTCTATCGCCGCCGTCTGCTGGCGCGCGACATCGAACTGATGCCGCCGGAAATCGAGATCGTCGAGATTATCGACCGCATCGTTTACGAAGAAGTGATGCTGGGCAAGGTGCGCCGCCAGAGCGAGCGGGAACTGCGCACCATCATCACGAACCTCGAAAAAGACGGGGCGGAGGCCATCGTGCTGGCCTGTACCGAGCTGAACCTCATCGTTCACACCGATGCCAATGTTCTGCCGATCTATGACGGGGCGGAAATCCACGCGAAGGCGGCGGCGAAGTGGATTTTGGGCGAGGGCTAA